A single Leclercia sp. AS011 DNA region contains:
- the cra gene encoding catabolite repressor/activator, whose protein sequence is MKLDEIARLAGVSRTTASYVINGKAKQYRVSDKTVEKVMAVVREHNYHPNAVAAGLRAGRTRSIGLVIPDLENTSYTRIANYLERQARQRGYQLLIACSEDQPDNEMRCIEHLLQRQVDAIIVSTSLPPEHPFYQRWANDVFPIVALDRALDREHFTSVVGADQDDAEMLAAELRTFPAENVLYLGALPELSVSFLREQGFRTAWKDDPREVDYLYANSYEREASAQLFEKWLETHPMPQALFTTSFALLQGVMDVTLRREGKLPSDLAIATFGDHELLDFLQCPVLAVAQRHRDVAERVLEIVLASLDEPRKPKPGLTRIRRNLYRRGILSRS, encoded by the coding sequence GTGAAACTGGATGAAATCGCCAGGCTAGCCGGTGTGTCGCGGACGACGGCAAGCTATGTGATTAACGGTAAAGCGAAGCAGTATCGTGTCAGCGATAAGACCGTTGAGAAAGTCATGGCCGTGGTTCGGGAACATAACTACCATCCGAACGCGGTCGCGGCAGGTTTACGTGCCGGGCGCACCCGTTCGATCGGTCTGGTGATCCCGGATCTGGAAAATACCAGCTACACCCGGATCGCAAACTACCTTGAGCGTCAGGCGCGTCAGCGCGGCTATCAACTGTTGATCGCCTGTTCGGAAGATCAGCCTGATAATGAGATGCGCTGCATTGAGCATCTGCTGCAACGCCAGGTAGATGCCATTATCGTCTCCACCTCGTTACCCCCTGAGCATCCCTTCTATCAGCGTTGGGCCAACGATGTGTTTCCGATTGTCGCCCTTGACCGCGCGTTAGATCGTGAGCACTTCACCAGCGTGGTCGGTGCGGATCAGGACGATGCGGAAATGCTGGCAGCAGAGCTGCGTACTTTCCCGGCGGAAAACGTCCTCTATCTGGGGGCTCTGCCGGAACTCTCTGTGAGCTTCCTGCGCGAGCAGGGGTTCCGCACCGCATGGAAAGACGATCCCCGTGAAGTGGATTACCTCTATGCCAACAGCTACGAGCGCGAGGCCTCAGCTCAGCTGTTCGAGAAGTGGCTGGAGACGCATCCGATGCCGCAGGCCCTGTTCACCACCTCGTTTGCGCTGTTACAGGGTGTGATGGACGTGACCCTCCGTCGTGAAGGCAAGCTGCCGTCAGATCTGGCGATTGCCACTTTTGGCGATCATGAGCTGCTCGATTTCCTGCAGTGTCCGGTACTGGCCGTTGCCCAGCGTCATCGCGACGTGGCCGAGCGGGTGCTGGAGATTGTGCTGGCGAGCCTCGATGAGCCGCGTAAGCCGAAACCGGGGCTCACACGCATCCGGCGTAATCTTTATCGTCGCGGCATATTAAGCCGTTCGTAA
- the ftsL gene encoding cell division protein FtsL, translated as MIGRVADTLSKVKETLGSNERHALPGVIWDDLLRFGKLPLCLFICIIVSAVTVVTTAHHTRLLTAQREQLVLERDALDIEWRNLILEENALGDHSRVERIATEKLQMQHVDPSQENIVVQK; from the coding sequence ATGATCGGCAGAGTGGCAGACACCCTCAGCAAGGTGAAAGAGACGTTAGGCAGCAACGAGCGTCATGCCTTGCCGGGCGTCATCTGGGACGATCTGTTGCGTTTCGGCAAGCTGCCACTGTGCCTGTTCATTTGCATTATCGTGTCGGCGGTCACCGTGGTGACCACCGCTCACCATACCCGTTTGTTAACGGCGCAACGCGAACAGCTGGTGCTTGAGCGTGATGCGCTGGATATCGAGTGGCGAAATCTGATCCTCGAAGAAAATGCGCTCGGCGATCATAGCCGGGTTGAACGGATCGCAACGGAAAAGCTGCAGATGCAGCATGTTGATCCTTCTCAGGAAAATATCGTAGTACAAAAATAA
- the leuB gene encoding 3-isopropylmalate dehydrogenase — MSKNYHIAVLPGDGIGPEVMAQALKVLEAIRTRFAMKITTSHYDVGGIAIDNHGTPLPQATVTGCENADAVLFGSVGGPKWEHLPPAEQPERGALLPLRKHFKLFSNLRPAKLYQGLEEFCPLRADIAANGFDILCVRELTGGIYFGQPKGREGSGQHEKAFDTEVYHRFEIERIARIAFESARKRGHKVTSIDKANVLQSSILWREIVNEIAREYPDVQLSHMYIDNATMQLIKDPSQFDVLLCSNLFGDILSDECAMITGSMGMLPSASLNEEGFGLYEPAGGSAPDIAGKNIANPIAQILSLALLLRYSLDANDAATAIEDAINRALEEGIRTGDLARGAAAVTTDEMGDIIARYVAEGV; from the coding sequence ATGTCGAAGAATTACCATATTGCTGTGTTACCGGGCGACGGAATTGGCCCTGAAGTGATGGCACAGGCGCTGAAGGTTCTGGAAGCGATCCGTACCCGTTTTGCGATGAAAATTACCACCAGCCACTACGATGTGGGCGGTATCGCCATTGATAATCACGGCACGCCGTTGCCGCAGGCGACCGTGACCGGCTGTGAGAATGCCGACGCGGTGCTGTTTGGCTCCGTGGGTGGCCCAAAGTGGGAACACCTGCCGCCGGCTGAGCAGCCTGAGCGCGGCGCGCTGCTGCCGTTGCGTAAACATTTCAAGCTGTTCAGCAACCTGCGTCCGGCGAAGCTGTACCAGGGGCTGGAAGAGTTTTGCCCGCTGCGCGCCGATATCGCTGCCAACGGTTTCGACATTCTGTGCGTGCGCGAGCTGACCGGCGGCATCTACTTTGGTCAGCCGAAAGGCCGCGAAGGCAGCGGTCAGCACGAAAAAGCCTTTGATACCGAGGTGTATCACCGTTTTGAAATTGAACGTATCGCCCGTATCGCCTTCGAGTCTGCCCGCAAGCGCGGCCATAAAGTTACCTCGATCGATAAAGCGAACGTCCTGCAATCCTCGATCCTGTGGCGCGAAATCGTCAATGAAATCGCCCGGGAATACCCGGACGTGCAGCTGTCGCATATGTATATCGACAATGCCACCATGCAGTTGATTAAAGATCCGTCCCAGTTCGACGTGCTGCTCTGCTCCAACCTCTTCGGGGACATTCTCTCTGATGAGTGCGCGATGATCACCGGCTCGATGGGGATGCTGCCGTCCGCCAGCCTGAATGAAGAAGGCTTTGGCCTGTACGAACCGGCAGGCGGTTCAGCCCCGGATATCGCGGGCAAGAACATTGCTAACCCGATCGCACAGATCCTCTCCCTGGCGCTGCTGCTGCGCTACAGCCTGGATGCTAACGACGCGGCGACGGCGATTGAAGACGCCATCAACCGTGCGCTGGAAGAAGGCATTCGCACCGGGGATTTGGCCCGTGGCGCTGCTGCTGTTACTACCGATGAAATGGGTGACATCATCGCCCGCTATGTCGCTGAAGGGGTGTAA
- the leuC gene encoding 3-isopropylmalate dehydratase large subunit, protein MAKTLYEKLFDAHVVFEAPNETPLLYIDRHLVHEVTSPQAFDGLRAHHRPVRQPGKTFATMDHNVSTQTKDINASGEMARIQMQELIKNCNEFGVELYDLNHPYQGIVHVMGPEQGITLPGMTIVCGDSHTATHGAFGALAFGIGTSEVEHVLATQTLKQGRAKTMKIEVTGQAAPGITAKDIVLAIIGKTGSAGGTGHVVEFCGSAIQALSMEGRMTLCNMAIEMGAKAGLVAPDEITFAYVKDRLHAPKGQHYDDAVAYWKTLKTDEGAQFDTVVTLQAEAIAPQVTWGTNPGQVISVNDSIPDPASFVDPVERASAEKALAYMGLKPGVPLTDVAIDKVFIGSCTNSRIEDLRAAAEVAKGRKVAPGVQALVVPGSGPVKAQAEAEGLDKIFIEAGFEWRLPGCSMCLAMNNDRLNPGERCASTSNRNFEGRQGRGGRTHLVSPAMAAAAAVTGHFADIRSLK, encoded by the coding sequence ATGGCGAAGACGTTGTACGAAAAGTTGTTTGATGCGCACGTGGTCTTCGAAGCGCCGAACGAAACCCCACTGCTCTATATTGACCGTCACCTGGTGCATGAAGTGACCTCGCCGCAGGCGTTTGATGGCCTGCGCGCGCATCATCGTCCAGTGCGTCAGCCAGGCAAAACCTTTGCGACGATGGACCATAACGTCTCGACGCAGACTAAAGACATCAACGCCTCCGGTGAGATGGCGCGCATTCAGATGCAGGAGCTGATCAAGAACTGCAACGAGTTTGGCGTAGAACTGTACGACCTGAACCACCCGTATCAGGGCATTGTCCACGTGATGGGGCCAGAGCAGGGCATCACCCTGCCGGGCATGACCATCGTCTGCGGCGACTCTCATACCGCCACCCATGGCGCCTTTGGCGCGCTGGCGTTCGGGATTGGTACCTCAGAAGTGGAACACGTGCTGGCGACGCAGACCCTGAAGCAGGGCCGCGCGAAGACCATGAAGATTGAAGTCACCGGCCAGGCCGCACCAGGCATCACCGCCAAAGATATCGTGCTGGCGATCATCGGTAAAACCGGCAGCGCTGGCGGTACCGGTCACGTGGTGGAGTTCTGCGGCAGTGCGATCCAGGCTCTGAGCATGGAAGGCCGTATGACCCTGTGCAACATGGCCATTGAGATGGGTGCCAAAGCCGGTCTGGTCGCCCCGGATGAGATCACCTTCGCCTATGTGAAGGATCGTCTGCACGCTCCGAAAGGCCAGCACTACGACGATGCAGTCGCTTACTGGAAAACCCTGAAAACGGACGAAGGCGCGCAGTTTGACACCGTGGTGACCCTGCAGGCCGAGGCCATCGCGCCGCAGGTGACCTGGGGCACTAACCCCGGCCAGGTGATCTCCGTTAACGACAGCATTCCTGACCCGGCCTCGTTCGTCGATCCGGTTGAGCGTGCCAGCGCAGAAAAAGCGCTGGCCTATATGGGGCTGAAACCGGGCGTGCCTTTGACCGACGTGGCGATTGATAAAGTGTTTATCGGCTCCTGCACCAACTCGCGTATCGAAGATTTGCGCGCGGCGGCAGAAGTGGCGAAAGGCCGTAAAGTGGCCCCGGGGGTACAGGCGCTGGTGGTACCCGGCTCCGGCCCGGTAAAAGCCCAGGCGGAAGCCGAAGGACTGGATAAGATTTTCATTGAAGCAGGTTTTGAATGGCGTCTGCCTGGTTGCTCCATGTGTCTGGCCATGAATAACGACCGCCTGAACCCGGGCGAGCGCTGTGCCTCCACCAGCAACCGTAACTTTGAAGGCCGTCAGGGCCGCGGTGGGCGCACTCATCTGGTCAGCCCGGCGATGGCCGCCGCTGCGGCAGTCACCGGCCATTTTGCCGATATTCGCAGCCTGAAATAA
- the leuA gene encoding 2-isopropylmalate synthase, translating to MSQQVIIFDTTLRDGEQALQASLSVKEKLQIALALERMGVDVMEVGFPVSSPGDFESVQTIARTIKNSRVCALARCVEKDIDVAAESLKVAEAFRIHTFIATSPMHIATKLRSTLDEVIERSIYMVKRARNYTDDVEFSCEDAGRTPIEDLARVVEAAIRAGATTINIPDTVGYTMPFEFSNIITGLYERVPNIDKAIISVHTHDDLGLAVGNAIAAVHAGARQVEGAMNGIGERAGNCSLEEVIMAIKVRKDIMNVQTRINHHEIWRTSQTVSQICNMPVPANKAIVGTGAFAHSSGIHQDGVLKNRENYEIMTPESIGLNQVQLNLTSRSGRAAVKHRMEEMGYKETDYNMDHLYDAFLKLADKKGQVFDYDLEALAFINKQQEEPEHFRLDYFSVQSGSSDIATASVKLACGDEIKAEAANGNGPVDAIYQAINRVTDYDVELVKYDLTAKGQGKNALGQVDIVVNYNGRRFHGVGLATDIVESSAKAMVHVLNNIWRAAEVEKELQRKAQNKENNKETV from the coding sequence ATGAGCCAGCAAGTCATTATTTTCGATACGACCTTACGTGACGGTGAACAGGCATTACAGGCAAGCCTGAGCGTTAAAGAGAAATTGCAGATTGCTCTGGCCCTTGAACGTATGGGCGTAGACGTAATGGAGGTCGGCTTCCCGGTCTCTTCTCCGGGTGATTTTGAATCCGTTCAGACCATTGCCCGCACCATCAAAAACAGCCGTGTGTGCGCCCTGGCGCGCTGCGTCGAGAAGGACATCGATGTGGCCGCTGAGTCGCTGAAAGTCGCTGAAGCCTTCCGAATTCATACCTTTATTGCTACCTCGCCAATGCACATCGCCACCAAGCTGCGCAGCACGCTGGATGAGGTGATTGAGCGCTCCATCTATATGGTGAAACGCGCCCGTAATTACACCGATGACGTTGAATTCTCGTGTGAAGACGCAGGCCGTACGCCAATCGAAGATTTGGCCCGTGTGGTTGAAGCGGCTATCCGTGCCGGTGCCACCACTATCAACATCCCGGACACCGTCGGCTACACCATGCCGTTCGAGTTCTCCAACATCATTACCGGGCTGTATGAGCGCGTGCCTAACATTGATAAAGCGATTATCTCCGTTCACACCCATGACGATTTGGGCCTGGCGGTGGGTAACGCGATTGCAGCCGTCCACGCCGGTGCGCGTCAGGTTGAAGGTGCCATGAACGGTATCGGTGAGCGCGCGGGTAACTGTTCGCTGGAAGAAGTGATCATGGCGATCAAAGTGCGCAAAGACATCATGAATGTGCAGACCCGCATTAATCACCACGAAATCTGGCGCACCAGCCAGACCGTCAGCCAGATTTGCAACATGCCGGTCCCGGCGAACAAAGCGATTGTGGGTACGGGTGCCTTCGCCCACTCCTCTGGGATCCACCAGGATGGCGTGCTGAAGAACCGCGAAAACTACGAGATCATGACCCCGGAATCCATCGGTCTGAATCAGGTGCAGTTGAACCTGACCTCCCGCTCTGGCCGCGCCGCGGTAAAACACCGCATGGAAGAGATGGGTTATAAAGAGACTGATTACAACATGGATCACCTGTATGACGCCTTCCTGAAGCTGGCCGATAAGAAAGGTCAGGTCTTTGATTACGATTTGGAAGCGCTGGCGTTTATCAACAAGCAGCAGGAAGAGCCAGAGCATTTCCGTCTGGACTACTTCAGCGTGCAGTCAGGTTCAAGCGATATCGCCACCGCCTCCGTCAAGCTGGCCTGCGGCGATGAGATCAAAGCCGAAGCCGCCAACGGCAACGGTCCGGTTGATGCCATTTATCAGGCCATTAACCGCGTCACTGACTACGACGTTGAGTTGGTCAAATATGACCTGACGGCCAAAGGCCAGGGCAAAAACGCGCTGGGCCAGGTTGATATCGTGGTCAACTACAACGGTCGTCGCTTCCACGGCGTGGGTCTGGCGACCGATATAGTCGAGTCCTCCGCCAAAGCGATGGTCCACGTTCTGAACAACATCTGGCGCGCCGCCGAAGTGGAAAAAGAGTTGCAACGCAAAGCTCAGAATAAAGAGAACAATAAGGAAACCGTGTAA
- the rsmH gene encoding 16S rRNA (cytosine(1402)-N(4))-methyltransferase RsmH, with translation MMENYKHTTVLLDEAVNGLNIRPDGIYIDGTFGRGGHSRLILSQLGADGRLLAIDRDPQAIAVAKTIDDPRFSIVHGPFSALAEYVSERDLTGKIDGILLDLGVSSPQLDDAERGFSFMRDGPLDMRMDPTRGQSAAEWLQTAEEADIAWVIKTFGEERFGKRIARAIVERNRIEPMTRTKELAEVIAAATPVKDKYKHPATRTFQAIRIWVNSELDEIEQALKSSLSVLAPGGRLSVISFHSLEDRIVKRFMREQSRGPQVPAGLPMTEEQLKKLGGRQLRALGKLMPGEAEVDENPRARSSVLRIAERTSA, from the coding sequence ATGATGGAAAATTATAAACATACGACGGTGCTACTGGATGAGGCCGTCAACGGCCTGAATATTCGTCCTGATGGCATCTATATTGATGGCACTTTTGGCCGGGGTGGCCACTCGCGTTTGATCCTCTCCCAACTGGGCGCGGACGGCCGTTTGCTGGCAATCGATCGCGATCCGCAGGCTATCGCCGTGGCGAAAACCATCGATGACCCACGCTTTTCCATCGTACATGGACCTTTCTCCGCGTTGGCTGAGTACGTCAGCGAGCGCGATTTAACCGGTAAGATTGACGGGATCCTCCTCGATCTTGGCGTCTCCTCCCCGCAGCTTGACGATGCTGAGCGCGGCTTCTCCTTTATGCGCGATGGCCCACTGGACATGCGTATGGATCCGACGCGCGGACAGTCTGCGGCCGAGTGGCTGCAAACGGCAGAAGAAGCGGATATCGCCTGGGTGATCAAAACCTTCGGGGAAGAGCGCTTTGGCAAACGTATTGCCCGCGCCATCGTTGAGCGTAACCGTATCGAACCCATGACCCGCACCAAAGAGCTGGCGGAAGTGATCGCTGCGGCAACACCGGTGAAGGACAAGTATAAACACCCGGCGACCCGCACCTTCCAGGCGATTCGTATCTGGGTTAACAGCGAGCTCGACGAGATTGAGCAGGCGCTGAAAAGTTCGCTTAGCGTGCTGGCTCCGGGTGGCCGTTTGTCGGTGATCAGCTTCCACTCGCTGGAAGACCGTATTGTGAAGCGCTTTATGCGTGAGCAAAGCCGTGGGCCGCAGGTACCGGCCGGGTTACCGATGACGGAAGAGCAACTCAAAAAATTGGGTGGTCGTCAGCTGCGCGCTTTAGGCAAGTTAATGCCGGGTGAAGCGGAAGTGGACGAAAACCCACGCGCCCGTAGTTCAGTGCTGCGCATCGCAGAAAGGACCAGTGCATGA
- the ilvN gene encoding acetolactate synthase small subunit: protein MRRILSVLLENESGALSRVIGLFAQRGYNIESLTVAPTDDPTLSRMTIQTVGDAKVLEQIEKQLHKLVDVLRVSELGQGAYVEREIMLVKIQATGYGREEVKRNADIFRGQIIDVTPSIYTVQLAGTSDKLDAFLASVRDVAKIVEVARSGVVGLSRGDKVMR from the coding sequence ATGCGCCGGATATTATCTGTATTACTCGAAAACGAGTCCGGCGCGCTGTCACGCGTGATTGGGCTCTTCGCACAGCGCGGCTATAACATCGAAAGCCTGACGGTGGCCCCGACGGACGATCCGACGCTTTCGCGCATGACCATCCAGACGGTCGGTGATGCCAAGGTGCTGGAGCAGATTGAAAAGCAGCTGCACAAACTGGTTGATGTATTACGCGTCAGCGAGCTGGGGCAGGGGGCTTACGTTGAACGTGAGATCATGCTGGTGAAAATTCAGGCCACCGGTTACGGGCGGGAAGAGGTGAAACGCAATGCGGACATTTTCCGCGGGCAGATCATCGACGTCACCCCCTCTATCTATACCGTTCAACTGGCCGGTACCAGCGATAAACTGGACGCCTTCCTCGCCTCGGTGCGGGATGTCGCCAAAATTGTTGAAGTGGCGCGTTCGGGCGTCGTGGGGCTTTCCCGCGGTGACAAAGTGATGCGTTAA
- the ilvI gene encoding acetolactate synthase 3 large subunit: MEMLSGAEMVVRSLIDQGVKQVFGYPGGAVLDIYDALHTVGGIDHVLVRHEQAAVHMADGLARATGEVGVVLVTSGPGATNAITGIATAYMDSIPMVVLSGQVATSLIGYDAFQECDMVGISRPVVKHSFLVKQTEDIPGVLKKAFWLAASGRPGPVVVDLPKDILNPANKLPYVWPESVSMRSYNPTTQGHKGQIKRALQTLIAAKKPVVYVGGGAVNAKCETQLRALIEKLNLPVASSLMGLGAFPATHRQALGMLGMHGTYEANMTMHNSDVIFAVGVRFDDRTTNNLAKYCPNATVLHIDIDPTSISKTVPADVPIVGDARLVLEQMLELLGQESDAQPLDEIRDWWLQIEQWRARQCLKYDTQSESIKPQAVIETIWRLTKGEAYVTSDVGQHQMFAALYYPFDKPRRWINSGGLGTMGFGLPAALGVKLALPNETVVCVTGDGSIQMNIQELSTALQYDLPVLVLNLNNGYLGMVKQWQDMIYSGRHSQSYMKSLPDFVRLAEAYGHIGMRISDPAELEAKLSEALEHVNNNRLVFVDVVVDGTEHVYPMHIRGGGMDEMWLSKTERT, from the coding sequence ATGGAGATGTTGTCTGGCGCCGAAATGGTCGTCCGATCGTTAATCGATCAGGGCGTGAAGCAAGTGTTCGGTTATCCCGGGGGCGCGGTCCTCGATATTTACGATGCGCTACATACGGTGGGTGGTATCGATCACGTTCTGGTGCGTCATGAGCAAGCCGCCGTGCATATGGCCGATGGCCTGGCGCGTGCGACGGGCGAGGTTGGCGTAGTGCTGGTGACATCCGGCCCCGGCGCGACCAACGCCATCACGGGTATCGCCACTGCCTATATGGACTCTATTCCAATGGTGGTGCTCTCCGGTCAGGTTGCGACGTCGCTGATAGGCTACGATGCCTTTCAGGAGTGCGATATGGTCGGCATCTCCCGCCCGGTGGTAAAACACAGTTTCCTGGTAAAACAGACGGAAGATATTCCCGGCGTATTGAAGAAAGCCTTCTGGCTGGCGGCGAGCGGGCGTCCGGGGCCGGTGGTGGTTGACCTGCCTAAAGATATCCTCAATCCGGCGAACAAACTGCCTTACGTCTGGCCGGAGTCGGTCAGCATGCGCTCTTACAACCCGACAACGCAGGGGCATAAGGGCCAGATTAAACGGGCGCTGCAAACCTTAATCGCCGCCAAAAAGCCGGTAGTATATGTCGGCGGCGGGGCGGTGAATGCTAAATGTGAAACGCAGCTGCGCGCCCTTATCGAAAAGCTGAATCTGCCGGTGGCCTCTTCATTAATGGGCTTAGGCGCGTTTCCGGCTACGCATCGTCAGGCGCTTGGCATGCTCGGAATGCATGGCACCTATGAAGCCAACATGACGATGCACAACTCCGACGTCATTTTTGCCGTGGGGGTACGCTTTGACGATCGCACCACCAATAACCTGGCGAAGTACTGCCCCAATGCCACGGTGCTGCACATTGATATCGATCCGACCTCCATTTCCAAAACCGTCCCGGCAGATGTGCCGATTGTGGGCGACGCGCGTCTGGTACTGGAACAGATGCTGGAACTACTAGGACAGGAAAGCGACGCCCAGCCGCTCGATGAGATCCGCGACTGGTGGCTGCAGATTGAGCAGTGGCGCGCGCGTCAGTGCCTGAAATACGACACCCAAAGCGAGAGCATCAAGCCGCAGGCGGTCATTGAAACTATCTGGCGACTGACCAAAGGCGAGGCTTACGTGACCTCTGACGTTGGGCAGCACCAGATGTTTGCCGCCCTATATTATCCGTTTGATAAGCCGCGTCGTTGGATCAACTCCGGCGGCCTGGGCACCATGGGCTTTGGCCTGCCCGCCGCGCTGGGGGTGAAGCTGGCGTTACCGAATGAAACGGTGGTCTGCGTGACCGGCGATGGCAGTATTCAGATGAACATTCAGGAACTCTCTACCGCGCTACAGTACGACCTGCCGGTGCTGGTGCTCAACCTGAACAACGGCTATCTGGGCATGGTGAAGCAGTGGCAGGATATGATCTATTCCGGCCGCCATTCACAGTCGTACATGAAGTCGCTGCCTGATTTTGTCCGTCTGGCTGAAGCCTACGGCCACATTGGCATGCGCATCAGCGATCCGGCAGAGTTGGAGGCGAAGCTCAGCGAAGCGCTTGAGCACGTTAACAACAACCGCCTGGTGTTTGTCGATGTCGTGGTTGATGGCACCGAGCATGTCTATCCGATGCATATTCGCGGCGGCGGTATGGATGAAATGTGGTTAAGCAAAACGGAGAGGACCTGA
- the mraZ gene encoding division/cell wall cluster transcriptional repressor MraZ, protein MFRGATLVNLDSKGRLSVPTRYRDQLNESASGQMVCTIDINHACLLLYPLPEWEIIEQKLSRLSSMNPQERRVQRLLLGHASECQMDSAGRLLIAPVLRQHAGLTKEVMLVGQFNKFELWDETAWYQRVKEDIDAEQSDSATMSERLQDLSL, encoded by the coding sequence ATGTTCCGTGGAGCGACGTTAGTCAATCTCGACAGCAAAGGGCGTTTGTCGGTACCAACCCGATATCGCGACCAGCTGAACGAGAGCGCTTCTGGTCAAATGGTCTGCACCATTGACATCAACCACGCCTGCCTGCTGCTTTACCCCTTGCCTGAATGGGAAATCATTGAGCAAAAGCTGTCTCGACTGTCGAGCATGAACCCGCAGGAACGCCGCGTGCAGCGGCTGTTATTGGGACATGCCAGTGAATGTCAGATGGACAGTGCGGGGCGTTTATTGATTGCGCCCGTGCTGCGGCAGCATGCCGGTCTGACAAAAGAAGTGATGCTGGTCGGACAGTTCAATAAGTTTGAACTGTGGGATGAAACGGCCTGGTATCAACGGGTCAAGGAAGATATCGACGCTGAGCAGTCCGATTCCGCAACAATGTCGGAACGATTGCAGGATTTGTCTCTATAA
- the leuO gene encoding transcriptional regulator LeuO, with protein sequence MSEEKSEKPAAFDGAKPQLRTVDLNLLTVFDAVMQEQNITRAAQSLGMSQPAVSNAVARLKVMFNDELFVRYGRGIQPTARAFQLFASVRQALQLVQNELPGSGFDSSSSERIFHLCVCSPLDNYLTSLIYNKVEQVAPNIHLVFKSSLNQNTEHQLRYQETEFVIGYEEFRRPEFSCVPLFKDEMVLVTSKTHPRLQGPLLENDIYREQHAVVALDRYASFSQPWYDTPDKQACVAYQGMAMVSVLNVVSQTQLVAIAPRWLVEEFAEPLHLRILPLPLNLNSRTCYLSWHEAAGRDKGHQWMEELLVSVCRR encoded by the coding sequence ATGTCTGAAGAAAAAAGTGAAAAACCGGCAGCATTTGACGGGGCAAAACCGCAGCTACGTACGGTGGATCTGAATCTGTTAACGGTATTTGATGCGGTGATGCAGGAGCAAAATATCACACGCGCCGCCCAGTCGCTGGGGATGTCACAGCCCGCCGTCAGTAATGCCGTGGCCAGGCTTAAGGTTATGTTTAATGACGAATTATTCGTGCGATATGGCCGCGGGATCCAGCCTACGGCTCGGGCATTCCAGCTGTTTGCATCGGTACGTCAGGCCCTGCAGCTGGTGCAGAATGAGCTACCGGGTTCAGGGTTTGATTCCTCCAGCAGCGAGCGTATTTTTCATTTGTGTGTTTGTAGTCCTCTCGATAATTATCTGACCTCTCTTATTTATAATAAGGTTGAGCAGGTGGCACCTAATATTCATCTGGTGTTCAAATCGTCTCTTAACCAGAATACGGAACATCAGCTGCGCTATCAGGAAACCGAGTTTGTGATTGGCTATGAAGAGTTTCGTCGTCCGGAATTTTCCTGCGTACCCTTATTCAAAGATGAAATGGTACTGGTGACCAGTAAAACACACCCACGCCTGCAAGGTCCGCTGCTGGAGAACGATATTTATCGCGAACAGCATGCGGTTGTTGCTCTCGATCGCTACGCCTCTTTTAGCCAGCCGTGGTACGACACGCCGGATAAACAAGCCTGCGTGGCCTATCAGGGAATGGCGATGGTCAGCGTATTAAATGTGGTTTCACAAACGCAGCTGGTAGCCATTGCGCCACGCTGGCTGGTAGAAGAGTTTGCCGAGCCGCTGCATCTGCGGATATTGCCGCTGCCGTTGAACCTTAACTCGCGTACGTGCTATCTCTCCTGGCATGAAGCCGCCGGGCGCGATAAAGGCCATCAGTGGATGGAAGAGCTGCTGGTGAGCGTCTGCCGCCGCTAA
- the leuL gene encoding leu operon leader peptide, with product MNRSIRFTGLLLLNASTVRGRLAGEIQH from the coding sequence ATGAATCGCAGCATTCGTTTCACCGGTCTACTACTACTAAACGCATCCACTGTGCGCGGTAGACTGGCGGGCGAAATTCAGCATTGA